Proteins encoded by one window of Salvia splendens isolate huo1 chromosome 5, SspV2, whole genome shotgun sequence:
- the LOC121802892 gene encoding uncharacterized protein LOC121802892 → MANRNRAAQLPTDDTSNPYFLHPSDNPGIILVPQQLTGSNYVAWSRSFSTALLAKNKLVFVDGSILRPARDDLLYQPWIRCNSMVISWLRNSVSPQICSSIMYLDDAYAIRYDLKERFSTCDPTRIYQLMQQLMSLSQGSSDVNTYFTNLRIV, encoded by the coding sequence ATGGCTAATCGCAATCGTGCTGCTCAGCTACCTACCGATGACACATCCAATCCATACTTCCTTCATCCTAGTGATAATCCGGGGATCATCCTTGTTCCACAACAACTTACTGGATCTAATTACGTCGCATGGAGCAGATCCTTCAGCACTGCTCTGCTCGCCAAAAACAAACTTGTATTTGTTGATGGATCCATCCTTCGTCCAGCTCGTGATGATCTACTCTATCAGCCATGGATTCGTTGCAATAGCATGGTCATTTCATGGTTACGCAACTCTGTATCTCCACAAATATGCTCGAGCATTATGTACCTCGATGATGCATATGCAATCCGGTACGATCTGAAGGAACGTTTCTCCACATGTGATCCAACTCGAATCTATCAACTCATGCAGCAACTCATGTCTCTCTCTCAAGGATCATCTGATGTCAACACTTATTTCACCAATCTCCGCATAGTATAA
- the LOC121802894 gene encoding uncharacterized protein LOC121802894: MTFGLLVIFSCIIVQKCKSHETRGYGGDGPPVQCNKIECPAFTIIHSEKEFEIRNYSQALWVTAPSVVQYSIMGGIGIGEKILWDYFYRKNERNENIINAGPLLMMDVVNSTYKVYLYVPNKYQNGGLPKPLIQDVEQVKLPKYKYAAVRRIDGEITQEIVLAQVDLLKKQLKDTTTYKRAADNDQFTYIMYDRRSWVEGYEILIWFN; this comes from the exons ATGACATTTGGTTTATTGGTGATTTTTTCTTGCATTATTGTACAAAAATGCAAAAGTCATGAAACAAGAGGATATGGAGGAGATGGTCCTCCGGTGCAATGTAATAAAATTGAATGTCCGGCATTTACTATTATTCACAGTGAAAAGGAATTTGAAATAAGAAATTACAGTCAAGCTTTATGGGTAACAGCTCCGAGCGTCGTACAATACTCAATCATGGGTGGTATTGGAATAGGTGAAAAAAT TTTGTGGGATTACTTCTATCGCAAGAATGAGCGAAACGAGAATATTATCAATGCAGGCCCACTGTTGATGATGGATGTCGTGAATTCAACTTATAAAGTTTATTTGTATGTGCCTAACAAGTATCAGAATGGTGGTCTTCCTAAACCTTTAATACAAGACGTGGAACAAGTGAAACTGCCTAAATATAAATATGCCGCGGTTAGGAGGATTGATGGTGAGATTACGCAGGAAATTGTATTAGCGCAAGTTGATTTACTCAAAAAACAATTGAAAGATACTACTACTTACAAACGGGCAGCAGATAATGATCAATTTACATATATTATGTATGATCGAAGAAGTTGGGTAGAAGGATATGAAATCCTTATCTGGTTTAACTAG